A genomic segment from Nicotiana sylvestris chromosome 1, ASM39365v2, whole genome shotgun sequence encodes:
- the LOC104215275 gene encoding GDP-mannose 3,5-epimerase 1 — protein sequence MGSSGGTSYGEYTYENLEREPYWPSEKLRISITGAGGFIASHIARRLKTEGHYVIASDWKKNEHMSEDMFCHEFHLVDLRVMDNCLKVTKGVDHVFNLAADMGGMGFIQSNHSVIMYNNTMISFNMMEASRITGVKRFFYASSACIYPEFKQLETNVSLKESDAWPAEPQDAYGLEKLATEELCKHYNKDFGIECRIGRFHNIYGPFGTWKGGREKAPAAFCRKAQTSTDKFEMWGDGKQTRSFTFIDECVEGVLRLTKSDFREPVNIGSDEMVSMNEMAEMVLSFEQKMLPIHHIPGPEGVRGRNSDNTLVKEKLGWAPTMKLKDGLRITYFWIKEQIEKEKVQGADVSVYGSSKVVGTQAPVQLGSLRAADGKE from the exons ATGGGAAGTTCCGGTGGAACCAGTTATGGAGAATACACATATGAAAACCTTGAGAGGGAACCCTACTGGCCTTCAGAGAAGCTCCGAATTTCTATTACGGGAGCTGGTGGATTCATTGCCTCACACATTGCAAGGCGTCTGAAAACTGAAGGGCATTACGTTATTGCTTCTGACTGGAAGAAGAATGAGCATATGTCTGAGGACATGTTCTGTCATGAGTTCCATCTCGTTGATCTCAGGGTTATGGATAACTGTTTGAAAGTCACAAAAGGAGTTGATCATGTGTTCAATCTTGCTGCCGATATGGGAGGTATGGGCTTCATTCAGTCCAACCACTCAGTTATCATGTATAACAACACTATGATCAGCTTCAACATGATGGAGGCTTCAAGAATCACTGGTGTTAAGAG GTTCTTTTATGCGTCGAGTGCTTGTATCTACCCTGAATTTAAGCAGTTGGAAACTAACGTGAGCTTAAAGGAGTCTGATGCTTGGCCTGCTGAG cCTCAAGATGCTTACGGCTTAGAAAAACTGGCAACAGAGGAGTTATGTAAGCATTACAACAAGGACTTCGGAATTGAGTGTCGCATTGGACGTTTCCATAACATTTATGGCCCATTTGGAACATGGAAAG GTGGCCGCGAGAAAGCACCTGCTGCTTTTTGTAGAAAAGCCCAAACTTCCACTGATAAATTCGAGATGTGGGGAGATGGAAAGCAAACTCGATCTTTCACCTTCATTGATGAATGTGTTGAAGGCGTTCTGAG GTTAACAAAATCAGACTTTAGAGAGCCAGTGAACATCGGAAGCGATGAGATGGTAAGCATGAATGAGATGGCGGAGATGGTCCTCAGCTTTGAGCAGAAGATGCTTCCTATTCATCACATCCCCGGACCAGAGGGTGTGCGTGGTCGAAACTCCGACAACACTCTCGTCAAGGAAAAGCTTGGTTGGGCTCCTACTATGAAACTGAAG GATGGGTTGAGAATTACATATTTCTGGATCAAGGAACAAATCGAGAAAGAGAAAGTACAGGGTGCAGATGTGTCTGTTTATGGGTCATCAAAAGTTGTGGGAACACAAGCTCCGGTTCAACTGGGATCCCTACGTGCTGCTGATGGAAAAGAGTAA